A stretch of DNA from Elusimicrobiota bacterium:
TCCATTTAGGGTTCGCCTTTTATATCGGGAGTTGGGTGGGAGGAACGGGGTCGAGTCCTCCGGGATGGAAGGGGTGGCAGCGGGTCAGCCGTCTGAGCGTCAGCCAAAGGCCGCGCCCGCAGCCGTGTGTGAGCACGGCCTCGCGGGCGTAATCCGAGCAGCTGGGATGAAAGCGGCAGGAGGGCGGCAGCAAGGCGCGCCCCGTCTTCTGGTAGACGGCCAGCGCCGCCAGGACCAGAGGCTTCACGGCCTGTACACCCCGGCCTTGCGCGCCAAGTCCAGTATGTCCCGCTGCGCGTCGGCGAGACCGTCCCAGCGGCAGCCGGGCCGCAGATACACGACGAAATCCCCCGGCTCGAAGCCGCCGCGGTTGAGACGGAAGCATTCCCGGACCAGCCTCTTGAGACGGTTGCGTCGGACCG
This window harbors:
- the yidD gene encoding membrane protein insertion efficiency factor YidD, which encodes MKPLVLAALAVYQKTGRALLPPSCRFHPSCSDYAREAVLTHGCGRGLWLTLRRLTRCHPFHPGGLDPVPPTQLPI